A single region of the Leptotrichia sp. OH3620_COT-345 genome encodes:
- a CDS encoding NADH-dependent flavin oxidoreductase, protein MNKNYEKLFETYKFKSGATLENRILIAPMTTTSGFENGMTTIDELNYYSRRSGGVGGFITACAYVERIGKCFPGGIAADDDAYILSLEKIANTIKSKGSKAILQIFHGGRMVRQDTIGNKQPVSASNIPAEYLPDVIPREMTEIEVENAVKAFGKATKRAIQAGFDGIEIHGANTYLLQQFFSPHSNRRQDKWGGTLEKRMEFPLAVTDKVLKTVKKYADKPFITGYRFSPEENENPGITLKDTFELIDNLANTELDYLHVSLQNYRQGSIRNSEDSKPVLLRINNIVKNRIAVIGVGGVKTPEDALDMLSMGIPLVALGREIIVEPEWVQKIKNGHESELKYFLDLNRKEELSIPDPMWNYILRRQGWIPVK, encoded by the coding sequence ATGAATAAAAATTATGAAAAATTATTTGAAACTTATAAGTTCAAATCAGGAGCAACTCTTGAAAACAGAATTTTAATTGCTCCGATGACAACTACATCAGGATTTGAAAACGGAATGACAACCATAGATGAACTGAATTATTACAGTAGACGCTCAGGAGGTGTGGGAGGATTTATAACCGCTTGTGCTTATGTTGAACGTATAGGAAAATGTTTTCCCGGAGGAATTGCAGCTGATGATGATGCCTACATTTTAAGTCTTGAAAAAATAGCAAATACAATAAAATCAAAAGGAAGTAAAGCTATATTGCAAATTTTTCATGGAGGAAGAATGGTACGCCAAGATACAATCGGAAATAAACAACCTGTAAGTGCAAGCAATATACCGGCAGAATATTTGCCGGATGTTATACCGAGGGAAATGACAGAGATAGAAGTTGAAAATGCTGTTAAAGCCTTTGGAAAAGCCACAAAACGTGCTATTCAGGCAGGCTTTGACGGAATTGAAATTCATGGAGCAAATACTTATCTACTTCAGCAATTTTTTTCACCGCATTCAAACAGACGTCAGGATAAATGGGGCGGAACTTTGGAAAAGCGTATGGAATTTCCGTTAGCTGTGACGGACAAAGTTTTGAAGACTGTAAAAAAATATGCGGATAAGCCATTTATTACGGGATATCGTTTTTCTCCTGAAGAAAATGAAAATCCGGGAATTACCTTAAAGGATACATTTGAACTTATTGACAATCTTGCAAATACAGAATTGGATTATTTACATGTTTCTCTACAAAACTATCGTCAAGGTTCAATACGCAATTCCGAAGACAGTAAACCGGTACTTTTGAGAATAAACAATATAGTTAAAAATCGTATTGCTGTAATAGGAGTAGGAGGGGTAAAAACTCCTGAAGATGCATTGGATATGCTTTCAATGGGGATTCCTCTTGTAGCTTTGGGCAGAGAAATAATTGTAGAACCTGAATGGGTACAGAAAATAAAAAACGGACATGAAAGTGAACTGAAATATTTCCTTGATTTAAACAGAAAAGAAGAACTGTCTATTCCTGATCCTATGTGGAACTACATTCTCAGACGTCAGGGATGGATACCTGTAAAATAA
- a CDS encoding ABC transporter permease/substrate-binding protein — translation MNKILMTFFERREELFKALGEHIQISFLSLVIALIIAVPLGIYLSYHKKVAEIVIGITAVLQTVPSLALLGLLIPFVGIGTTPAIIALVIYALLPILRNTYTGIGGVDPVYLLASKAMGMNKFQQLFKVQLPLAMPVIMAGIRTATVLIIGTATLASLIGAGGLGNLILLGLDRNNNSLILLGAIPAAFLAVLFDYILKKMEKQNWKKILICFFVIIGLFFGIDAGKDKIMRKDKLVIAGKLGTEPEILINIYKILIQENMNIDVELKSGFGKTSFVFNALKAGEIDIYPEFTGTAVFTFLEEQPVSNGAKAVYNQAKEGLMKKYGMVFLSSMKFNNTYALAVPRKFAEENNLMKISDLEKVKDKIKAGFTREFNDREDGYKGMKKLYGFELPDIKELEPKLRYIAVQSGDINLIDAYSTDSELEKYDLSVLEDDRNLFPPYQGAPLLKEKTLKKYPQLEEVLGKLKDRITDAEMRKMNYEVGVNNKRAEDVAKEYLKKSGLIK, via the coding sequence ATGAATAAAATATTAATGACTTTTTTTGAAAGAAGGGAAGAACTTTTTAAAGCTCTAGGAGAACATATTCAGATTTCATTTTTGTCTCTTGTTATTGCACTTATAATAGCTGTACCGTTGGGAATATATTTAAGTTATCATAAAAAAGTTGCGGAAATAGTAATAGGGATAACGGCGGTTTTGCAGACTGTCCCTTCTCTTGCATTACTGGGATTATTAATTCCTTTTGTAGGGATAGGAACTACGCCTGCAATTATAGCTCTTGTAATTTACGCTTTACTCCCCATACTGAGAAATACTTATACGGGAATAGGCGGAGTGGACCCTGTATACCTTCTTGCTTCAAAAGCAATGGGAATGAATAAGTTTCAGCAACTTTTCAAAGTACAGCTGCCACTTGCAATGCCGGTAATAATGGCGGGGATACGTACAGCGACGGTACTTATTATCGGCACTGCCACATTAGCATCATTGATAGGTGCGGGAGGATTAGGAAACCTTATTTTACTTGGTCTTGATAGAAATAATAACAGTCTGATACTTTTGGGAGCGATTCCTGCTGCATTTTTGGCAGTTCTGTTTGACTATATTTTAAAAAAGATGGAAAAACAGAATTGGAAAAAAATATTGATTTGCTTTTTTGTAATTATAGGACTGTTTTTCGGAATAGATGCGGGAAAAGATAAGATAATGAGAAAAGACAAACTTGTAATAGCTGGAAAACTTGGAACTGAACCTGAAATACTTATAAATATATACAAAATACTTATACAGGAAAATATGAATATAGATGTGGAACTGAAGTCAGGTTTCGGTAAAACGAGTTTTGTATTTAATGCTTTGAAAGCCGGAGAAATAGATATATATCCTGAATTTACAGGAACAGCGGTATTTACTTTTCTTGAAGAACAACCTGTAAGTAACGGTGCAAAAGCTGTTTATAATCAGGCAAAAGAAGGTCTGATGAAAAAATACGGTATGGTGTTTTTAAGTTCAATGAAATTTAATAATACTTATGCTCTTGCAGTACCGAGAAAATTTGCAGAAGAGAATAATTTAATGAAAATTTCGGATCTTGAAAAGGTAAAAGATAAGATAAAGGCAGGATTTACAAGAGAATTTAACGACAGAGAAGACGGATATAAGGGGATGAAAAAATTATACGGATTTGAATTACCTGATATAAAGGAACTTGAGCCGAAATTAAGATATATTGCAGTTCAAAGTGGAGATATTAACTTAATAGATGCATATTCTACAGACAGCGAACTTGAAAAATATGATTTATCTGTATTGGAAGATGACAGAAATTTATTTCCGCCATATCAGGGAGCACCGCTGCTCAAAGAAAAAACTTTGAAAAAATACCCTCAACTTGAAGAAGTTTTAGGAAAACTTAAAGATAGAATAACCGATGCCGAAATGAGGAAAATGAATTATGAAGTAGGAGTAAATAATAAAAGAGCTGAAGATGTTGCAAAAGAATATTTGAAAAAAAGCGGATTAATAAAGTAA
- a CDS encoding MurR/RpiR family transcriptional regulator — protein MQKKLGYEGYSELRFSLKRISEKIIEREERECKTDENNDPFEEISHEVNRTLMIQDREKIREVVNKILKSKIVYVVSRVSSIHAGEYLTSRLRICKIKTIFISDVNLLDTIIEHMTSEEVIIFLSQSGGRRK, from the coding sequence TTGCAAAAAAAATTAGGATACGAAGGTTATTCCGAATTAAGGTTCTCCTTAAAGAGAATTTCAGAAAAAATTATTGAAAGGGAAGAAAGAGAGTGTAAAACAGATGAGAACAATGACCCTTTTGAAGAAATTTCTCACGAAGTAAACAGGACATTGATGATACAAGACAGAGAGAAAATCAGAGAAGTTGTAAATAAAATATTGAAATCAAAAATTGTTTATGTAGTCTCAAGAGTTTCGTCAATACATGCTGGAGAATATTTAACTTCAAGATTAAGAATTTGTAAAATAAAAACTATATTCATTTCTGATGTAAATTTATTGGATACGATAATTGAACATATGACTTCAGAAGAAGTAATAATTTTTCTGTCCCAATCAGGGGGGAGACGAAAATAA
- a CDS encoding ATP:cob(I)alamin adenosyltransferase, which produces MVAVIEADEAVNETGLIYINRLSDYFFVTACLINLRLGVNETVYKRSGKVFKNK; this is translated from the coding sequence ATGGTAGCGGTAATAGAAGCCGATGAGGCTGTGAATGAAACGGGACTGATATATATAAACAGACTTTCAGATTATTTCTTTGTAACTGCATGCTTAATAAATCTCAGATTGGGAGTAAATGAAACCGTGTATAAACGAAGTGGGAAAGTATTTAAAAATAAATAA
- a CDS encoding N-acetylglucosamine-6-phosphate deacetylase, translating into MFIYSENIYTPEGIRKGYIKIKDKKITSIQEKININENIGEEILDYKDCYVIPGFIDNHIHGWGTGSFWKDGTVEAIYNMKKDLVKEGTTSFLGTTGASSIQKISNTLRAAKEVLDRENLKIIGAELIGVHLKGPFIGKEYKGMQKEECCIEPDINILKEFSDIIGEENIRLITLAPELKGAEEMIRYCRRKNIALQAGHTSATFDDMNKAVEAGINGVTHTYSAMRGFHHREFGVVGAAMYFDELYTEFSK; encoded by the coding sequence ATGTTTATATATTCTGAAAATATTTATACTCCTGAAGGAATAAGAAAAGGGTATATTAAGATAAAAGATAAAAAGATTACGAGTATTCAGGAAAAAATAAACATAAACGAAAATATCGGTGAAGAAATCCTTGATTATAAAGACTGTTATGTTATTCCCGGCTTTATAGACAATCATATACACGGCTGGGGAACCGGTTCGTTCTGGAAAGACGGAACGGTAGAAGCAATCTATAATATGAAAAAGGATCTTGTAAAAGAAGGAACGACTTCCTTTTTAGGAACAACGGGAGCCAGTTCCATTCAAAAAATAAGTAACACACTGAGAGCGGCTAAGGAAGTTTTGGACAGGGAAAATTTGAAAATAATCGGAGCGGAACTCATAGGAGTTCATCTTAAAGGGCCTTTTATAGGAAAAGAGTACAAAGGAATGCAGAAAGAGGAATGTTGCATAGAGCCGGATATTAATATTTTAAAGGAATTTTCAGATATTATAGGAGAAGAAAATATAAGACTTATTACCCTTGCACCTGAATTAAAAGGTGCTGAAGAAATGATAAGATATTGTAGGAGAAAAAATATTGCCTTGCAGGCAGGACATACTTCAGCTACTTTTGATGATATGAATAAAGCGGTAGAGGCGGGGATTAACGGTGTTACCCATACATATTCGGCAATGAGGGGATTTCATCATAGGGAGTTTGGAGTGGTCGGAGCAGCTATGTATTTTGATGAACTGTATACGGAATTTTCAAAGTAG
- a CDS encoding ATP:cob(I)alamin adenosyltransferase produces MEAYGTMDEVSSMLGLVIAKMRNYLELKDIKEECEHIQQQLFDCGSDPAIPCELSPYKQTEEDTRWLEECMDKHIPLLPKLEYFIISGESKISAEFHMLRTAVRRLE; encoded by the coding sequence GTGGAAGCATACGGAACTATGGACGAAGTTTCTTCCATGCTAGGCTTGGTTATTGCCAAAATGCGGAATTATCTTGAATTAAAAGACATTAAGGAAGAATGTGAACATATACAGCAGCAGCTTTTTGACTGTGGAAGCGATCCGGCCATTCCCTGTGAGTTAAGCCCTTATAAGCAGACCGAAGAAGATACCCGATGGTTGGAAGAATGTATGGATAAACATATTCCTTTATTACCTAAACTGGAATATTTTATTATATCCGGAGAAAGTAAAATTTCAGCCGAATTTCATATGCTGAGGACTGCCGTAAGAAGACTGGAGTGA
- a CDS encoding MarR family winged helix-turn-helix transcriptional regulator: MKYNGGFLISRIKQVHGRLLNNFLSCKNVRAFNAEQGRILHILWAKENISIKELSVQTGLAINTLTVMLERMEQTGLIYKKSDERDRRKTLINLTEYAYSLKKEYSLISEEITEIFYKDFSDNEVEQFEIYLMRILKNLENVNNCKK; the protein is encoded by the coding sequence ATGAAATATAACGGAGGTTTTCTAATAAGTAGAATTAAACAAGTACACGGAAGACTACTTAATAATTTTCTTTCCTGTAAAAATGTAAGAGCATTTAATGCCGAACAGGGCAGAATTTTACATATTTTGTGGGCAAAAGAAAATATAAGTATAAAAGAATTGTCGGTACAAACAGGATTAGCAATTAATACTTTGACTGTTATGCTTGAAAGAATGGAACAAACAGGTCTCATTTATAAAAAGTCCGATGAAAGGGACAGGCGTAAAACTTTGATAAATCTGACAGAATACGCCTACTCTCTGAAAAAAGAGTATAGTTTAATTTCAGAGGAGATAACAGAGATATTTTATAAAGACTTTTCAGATAATGAAGTGGAACAGTTTGAAATATATCTTATGAGAATTTTGAAAAATCTTGAAAATGTAAATAATTGTAAAAAATAA
- a CDS encoding amidohydrolase family protein — translation MYKLKGADKMLLTTDAVGLSRGEKEFYHYIRKVKFIPERENIRIMYDDGWEEVRSRTDYESIKDLELGFLGSVKNILKRKKYSLEEIVKMSSYNASKYIGIYDRKGSIEIGKDVDIVVLDENYDLECTVCRGKIEFKK, via the coding sequence ATGTATAAATTAAAAGGTGCTGATAAAATGTTGCTTACGACAGATGCAGTAGGGCTTTCAAGAGGTGAAAAGGAATTTTACCATTATATAAGAAAGGTCAAATTCATACCCGAAAGAGAAAATATAAGAATAATGTATGATGACGGCTGGGAAGAAGTAAGAAGCAGAACCGATTATGAAAGTATAAAAGACTTGGAATTGGGATTTTTAGGTTCAGTAAAAAATATTTTGAAAAGAAAAAAGTATTCCCTTGAAGAAATAGTCAAAATGTCTTCCTACAATGCTTCAAAATATATAGGAATATATGACAGAAAAGGAAGTATAGAAATAGGAAAAGATGTAGACATTGTAGTTTTGGATGAAAATTATGATTTGGAATGTACTGTATGCAGAGGAAAAATAGAATTCAAAAAGTAA
- a CDS encoding PAS domain-containing protein: MARDMKEHLNIDFEMIKKMTEIKKNYIEGKTDYETTKRLIKQNFTKITPEEFAYSEQKIKDLGFDDNTVHDKMNDVLGLFEEVMVRETPDLPEGHPINTYLMENFVIKELIAEMKDEADNKFIKNKWLEFYEKLYEFNKHLSRKQHQLFSMLEKKGFDRPSRIMWSFDNAVRDSISEARRLLNEDRVEEFMEQQKLVWELTLDIMNKEEEVLYPTSLKLITEDEFKEMRIGDDEIGYCLIDKPKGFYPESKEIKIENLNMEENKSKFMNDLVNLLSKYNVGETDNSKNANEVFDVRQGKLTLEQINLIFRHMPVDLSFVDENEIVKFYTDTKHRVFPRSAGVIGRDVKNCHPRESVSTVQEIIEAFKNGEQDETDFWLEINGKFIYITYVAVRNEKGEFKGVLEMMQDVTKIRSLTGNRKLLTWENPVKKTKEEDSGIQSVKIENISKFGFDENSVIGDIIDRYPYIKEFMPTLAPEYTKLLDPVQYMIMSKVATLDMIAERGGFKVSELIGKIEERIKRENDKSEEKSVNKGKYGFTEKTVISDIIDRYPYIKEFMPTLSPVYKRLLNPVQYMIMSKVATLDMIAARGGFEVSEFIEKIEGKIIEEENK; encoded by the coding sequence ATGGCAAGGGATATGAAAGAACATTTGAATATTGATTTTGAAATGATCAAAAAAATGACTGAAATAAAAAAAAATTATATTGAAGGAAAAACTGATTATGAAACAACAAAAAGACTTATAAAACAGAATTTTACAAAAATTACTCCTGAAGAGTTTGCTTATTCTGAACAGAAGATAAAAGATCTTGGATTTGATGATAATACCGTGCATGATAAAATGAATGATGTTCTAGGTTTATTTGAAGAAGTAATGGTAAGGGAAACTCCGGACTTACCTGAAGGTCATCCGATAAATACTTATCTTATGGAAAATTTTGTCATAAAAGAACTAATTGCTGAAATGAAAGATGAAGCCGATAATAAATTTATAAAAAATAAATGGCTTGAATTTTATGAAAAGCTTTACGAATTCAATAAACATCTTTCAAGAAAACAACACCAGCTATTTTCAATGCTTGAAAAAAAAGGATTTGATAGACCGTCAAGAATAATGTGGAGCTTTGATAATGCAGTAAGAGATAGCATAAGTGAAGCGAGAAGGCTTTTAAATGAAGACAGAGTGGAAGAGTTTATGGAGCAACAGAAACTTGTATGGGAACTCACACTTGATATAATGAATAAAGAAGAGGAAGTTCTTTACCCGACATCATTAAAGCTGATTACTGAAGATGAGTTTAAGGAAATGAGGATAGGTGACGATGAGATCGGATATTGTTTAATTGATAAGCCCAAAGGATTTTATCCTGAAAGTAAAGAAATCAAAATTGAAAATCTGAACATGGAAGAAAATAAATCCAAGTTTATGAATGATTTGGTAAATCTTCTTTCTAAATATAATGTGGGAGAAACCGATAATTCAAAAAATGCGAATGAAGTTTTTGATGTGAGACAGGGTAAATTGACATTGGAACAGATAAATTTGATTTTCCGTCATATGCCTGTGGATCTATCCTTTGTAGATGAAAATGAAATAGTAAAATTTTATACTGATACAAAACATAGAGTGTTTCCAAGAAGTGCAGGAGTTATAGGACGAGATGTAAAAAACTGCCATCCGAGGGAGAGTGTATCTACTGTACAGGAAATAATAGAAGCATTCAAAAATGGGGAACAGGATGAAACTGATTTCTGGTTGGAAATAAACGGGAAATTCATATATATTACTTATGTAGCAGTAAGAAATGAAAAGGGAGAATTTAAAGGTGTTCTTGAAATGATGCAGGATGTTACAAAAATAAGAAGTCTGACAGGAAATCGAAAACTTCTTACGTGGGAAAATCCTGTAAAGAAAACAAAGGAAGAAGATAGCGGCATACAGTCTGTAAAAATAGAAAATATCAGTAAGTTTGGCTTTGATGAAAATTCTGTAATAGGTGACATAATAGACAGATATCCATATATAAAGGAATTCATGCCTACATTGGCACCTGAATATACAAAACTTCTTGATCCTGTCCAGTATATGATAATGTCCAAAGTAGCAACTCTCGATATGATAGCTGAGCGTGGGGGCTTTAAAGTTTCCGAGCTGATAGGGAAAATAGAAGAAAGAATAAAAAGAGAAAACGATAAATCCGAAGAAAAGTCTGTTAATAAAGGAAAATATGGATTTACGGAAAAAACTGTAATAAGTGACATAATAGACAGATATCCATATATAAAAGAGTTTATGCCCACACTGTCTCCTGTTTATAAAAGACTTCTGAATCCTGTCCAGTATATGATAATGTCCAAAGTAGCGACCCTTGATATGATAGCTGCACGCGGAGGTTTTGAAGTTTCTGAATTTATTGAAAAAATAGAAGGAAAAATAATCGAAGAAGAAAATAAGTAA
- the cas10 gene encoding type III-A CRISPR-associated protein Cas10/Csm1: MYKFENMEQVVSLAGLLHDLYKSVDMNWNFTHVGIEQNNKNSASSEKIISFLEKKIEPSDFLEKLKIIVSDYYEDIGFKNKNLKQIKGIILKASEYSANERKKEQMKETDLRSKQLNSIFESISIRDNKRKTASEMKYMYKLGIISPENIFPEEVKNEGNMNFEEDLHKHIENFFKEMEEIKVENYSAFYSQIYTLLEKYTWCIALDTQNKSSDISLFDHLRNTSALALASYKYYKEKGLLDKEECSEEENQFLVIIGDINGIQDFIYDEMEIDGAAKLLRGRSFFVKILSDVISLYLIKELELNISNIVLTAGGKFYVIAPNTQETNEKIKKIKKKLNDYLYRRFFGQLFVNIVTVESNGNEISKNFNKIIEYSNILLDENKSTKFSEQIMENPVFNVDYYESDGRKSTAIDRLNEELKKMGEKIPKSEYIGVIFDSEKLSEERKETFEIIENLNIKFFNRIEIKEYKEKEKIDMLLSLNNTEIIKGYPMIFRFTNNYTPMENKVIKSFDDISKSAKGNQKIAVYKADVDNLGMIFSIGLKGNTELDKEYNKKVNSEKKGKTDYNSLSRIATLSRNMEYFFSYWLNQELSKQNEEIKINGTEYLLDFKDIYVLYSGGDDLILIGSWDKIIFTAYYIRKKFEEYTTENDNITISGGIAIVHPKIQISRGVDIANELEEKAKESNEDKDSLAIFNKAFKWEKFEEIFGFAEQLFNIAVKEENNAQESDVQNKKILSQGFLYRNYRYVKMAEKFWEQSEKGNPDFRLLTYISKFEYDYGRNIREKLEKLKKEEIKELMKVYKEHFNEEITEKAFINNYMGIVLNYVLNANRKNNNREVE, encoded by the coding sequence GTGTATAAGTTTGAAAATATGGAACAAGTTGTCAGTTTAGCAGGATTACTTCATGACTTGTACAAATCTGTAGATATGAACTGGAATTTTACTCACGTAGGTATAGAACAAAATAATAAAAATTCTGCTTCATCTGAAAAAATTATTTCTTTTTTAGAAAAAAAGATAGAGCCTTCAGATTTTCTTGAAAAGTTAAAAATAATTGTTTCGGACTATTATGAAGACATTGGTTTTAAAAATAAAAATTTAAAACAAATAAAAGGTATAATTTTAAAAGCAAGTGAATATTCTGCAAATGAAAGAAAAAAAGAACAGATGAAAGAAACTGATTTAAGAAGTAAACAGTTAAATTCTATCTTTGAATCAATTTCAATAAGGGATAATAAAAGAAAAACAGCATCAGAAATGAAATACATGTATAAATTAGGAATAATATCTCCTGAAAACATATTTCCTGAAGAAGTAAAAAATGAAGGAAATATGAACTTTGAAGAAGATTTACATAAGCATATAGAAAACTTTTTTAAGGAAATGGAGGAAATTAAAGTAGAGAACTACTCCGCTTTTTATTCACAAATTTATACATTACTTGAAAAATATACATGGTGCATAGCTTTAGATACTCAGAATAAATCGTCAGATATTTCTTTATTTGATCATTTAAGAAATACTTCCGCATTAGCTCTTGCATCATATAAATATTATAAAGAGAAAGGATTACTCGATAAAGAAGAATGTTCTGAAGAAGAAAATCAATTTTTAGTAATAATAGGAGATATAAACGGAATACAGGACTTTATTTACGATGAAATGGAAATAGACGGAGCTGCAAAACTTTTAAGAGGAAGATCATTTTTTGTTAAAATATTAAGTGACGTAATTTCATTATATTTAATTAAAGAACTGGAGCTTAACATTTCAAATATAGTGTTGACAGCGGGAGGCAAATTTTATGTAATAGCCCCTAATACTCAAGAAACAAATGAGAAAATAAAAAAAATAAAGAAAAAATTAAATGATTATCTCTATAGAAGATTTTTCGGACAGTTATTCGTAAATATAGTGACAGTTGAGTCAAACGGAAATGAAATATCTAAAAATTTTAATAAAATAATAGAATATTCAAATATTTTATTAGATGAAAATAAAAGTACAAAATTTTCAGAACAGATAATGGAAAATCCGGTATTTAATGTTGATTATTATGAGAGTGACGGAAGAAAAAGTACTGCAATAGACAGGTTAAATGAAGAATTGAAAAAAATGGGAGAAAAAATACCTAAATCTGAGTATATCGGTGTTATCTTTGACTCAGAAAAACTCAGTGAAGAAAGAAAAGAAACTTTTGAGATAATAGAAAATCTAAATATTAAATTCTTTAATAGAATAGAAATTAAAGAATACAAAGAAAAAGAGAAAATTGATATGTTGCTTTCATTGAATAACACTGAAATAATAAAGGGATATCCTATGATTTTCAGATTTACAAATAATTATACTCCAATGGAAAATAAAGTAATAAAAAGTTTTGATGATATATCCAAATCAGCAAAAGGGAATCAAAAAATAGCTGTTTATAAAGCTGATGTGGATAATTTGGGTATGATTTTCAGTATAGGACTGAAAGGGAATACTGAGTTAGACAAAGAATATAATAAAAAAGTGAATTCTGAAAAAAAAGGAAAAACTGATTACAATTCACTTTCCAGAATAGCTACATTAAGCAGAAATATGGAATATTTTTTCTCGTATTGGCTAAATCAGGAGTTATCTAAACAAAATGAAGAAATTAAAATTAACGGGACTGAATATCTATTAGATTTTAAAGACATTTATGTTCTGTATTCAGGCGGAGACGATTTGATATTAATCGGATCTTGGGATAAAATTATATTTACAGCTTATTACATAAGAAAAAAATTTGAAGAGTATACTACAGAAAACGATAATATAACTATTTCAGGAGGAATAGCGATAGTTCATCCTAAAATACAGATATCCCGTGGAGTTGATATTGCAAATGAACTTGAAGAAAAAGCCAAAGAAAGTAATGAAGATAAAGATTCATTGGCAATCTTCAATAAAGCTTTTAAATGGGAAAAATTTGAGGAGATATTCGGTTTTGCAGAACAATTGTTTAATATTGCAGTAAAAGAAGAAAATAATGCTCAGGAAAGTGATGTCCAGAATAAAAAAATATTAAGTCAGGGATTTCTATATAGAAATTATAGATATGTTAAAATGGCAGAAAAATTTTGGGAACAGTCAGAAAAAGGTAATCCGGATTTCAGATTACTGACATATATTTCAAAATTTGAATATGATTACGGAAGAAATATAAGAGAAAAATTGGAAAAATTAAAAAAAGAAGAAATAAAAGAATTGATGAAAGTATACAAAGAACATTTTAATGAAGAAATAACAGAAAAAGCATTTATTAATAATTATATGGGTATAGTGCTTAATTACGTATTAAATGCTAATCGGAAAAATAATAATAGAGAGGTGGAATAA
- a CDS encoding ABC transporter ATP-binding protein gives MIEFLNIEKVYPNGNKAIKNMNLSIEEGKFVVFIGPSGSGKTTALKMINRLEDSTSGEIKIFGKNIMEYNIHELRWDMGYVLQQVALFPHMNVEKNISIVPELKGWSKERINKKIDELLNMVGLQPEKYRKRMPEELSGGEAQRIGIARALAANPKFILMDEPFSALDPVTRVGLQTDIKKLQEKISKTVVFVTHDIEEALLLGDKICIIKDGEIIQYGTKEDLLYRPVNNFVREFISSRTSHDSKKESEYVRVIKDDGEEFVIKRKNIYPYYENKEGSFNE, from the coding sequence ATGATAGAATTTTTAAATATAGAAAAAGTTTATCCTAATGGTAATAAAGCTATAAAGAATATGAATCTTTCCATAGAAGAAGGAAAATTTGTCGTTTTCATAGGGCCTAGCGGAAGCGGAAAAACGACAGCCCTTAAAATGATAAACAGACTGGAAGACTCAACATCAGGAGAAATAAAAATATTTGGGAAAAATATTATGGAATATAATATTCATGAGTTACGATGGGATATGGGGTATGTTCTTCAGCAGGTAGCACTGTTTCCTCATATGAATGTGGAAAAAAATATTTCAATAGTACCGGAATTGAAAGGCTGGTCTAAAGAAAGGATAAATAAAAAAATAGACGAGTTACTTAATATGGTAGGGCTTCAACCTGAAAAATATAGAAAAAGAATGCCTGAAGAGCTTTCAGGAGGAGAGGCACAGAGGATAGGAATTGCAAGAGCATTGGCAGCTAATCCTAAATTCATACTTATGGACGAACCTTTCAGTGCATTGGATCCTGTTACAAGGGTCGGATTACAGACTGATATAAAAAAGTTACAGGAAAAAATAAGTAAAACTGTAGTTTTTGTAACTCATGATATAGAGGAAGCACTTCTATTGGGGGATAAAATATGTATTATAAAAGATGGTGAAATAATCCAGTATGGTACTAAAGAAGATCTTCTGTATAGACCCGTAAATAATTTTGTGAGAGAATTTATAAGCTCAAGGACAAGTCACGACTCTAAAAAGGAAAGTGAATATGTTCGTGTTATTAAAGATGACGGAGAAGAATTTGTTATAAAGAGAAAAAATATTTATCCTTACTATGAAAATAAGGAGGGGAGTTTCAATGAATAA